The Fictibacillus arsenicus genome contains a region encoding:
- a CDS encoding bifunctional 3-deoxy-7-phosphoheptulonate synthase/chorismate mutase — protein sequence MSNELEVLRKQVDEISLKILELLNERGNVAQKIGKLKETQGVKRFDPVRERNLLDLIASHNDGPFETSTVQHIFKQIFKASLELQKDDNRKALLVSRKKKPEDTIVNVKGEKIGDGNPHFIMGPCAVESYEQVKQVAEVIAEKGLTLIRGGAFKPRTSPYDFQGLGLEGLKILRKAADEHQLAVVSEILNPNDIEMALDYVDVIQIGARNMQNFDLLKTAGSVNKPVLLKRGLAATIEEFMYAAEYILAQGNSQVILCERGIRTYERATRNTLDISAVPILKKETHLPVVVDVTHSTGRKDLLLPAAKAAMAIGADAVMAEVHPDPAVALSDSAQQMNIPEFHEFMDALLNKEKVKIHS from the coding sequence ATGTCAAACGAATTAGAAGTTTTACGCAAACAAGTTGATGAGATTTCATTAAAAATTTTAGAACTGTTAAATGAACGCGGCAATGTCGCGCAAAAGATTGGCAAGTTAAAAGAAACGCAAGGTGTGAAGCGTTTTGATCCAGTCAGAGAGAGAAACCTTTTAGATTTGATTGCTTCTCATAACGATGGACCGTTCGAAACCTCTACTGTGCAGCATATCTTTAAACAAATTTTCAAGGCAAGTTTAGAGCTGCAAAAAGATGATAATAGAAAAGCATTGCTAGTATCCCGTAAAAAGAAGCCGGAAGATACAATTGTAAATGTAAAAGGTGAAAAAATTGGTGATGGAAATCCTCATTTCATTATGGGTCCTTGTGCGGTTGAAAGCTATGAACAAGTGAAACAAGTTGCCGAGGTAATCGCTGAAAAAGGATTAACATTAATTCGAGGCGGTGCATTTAAGCCGCGTACTTCCCCTTACGATTTCCAAGGGCTAGGTCTTGAAGGTCTAAAGATTCTGCGTAAAGCTGCTGATGAACACCAGCTTGCAGTCGTAAGTGAAATCTTAAATCCAAATGACATTGAGATGGCCCTGGATTACGTTGATGTTATCCAAATCGGTGCACGTAACATGCAAAACTTCGATTTATTAAAAACTGCAGGTTCCGTCAATAAACCTGTACTTCTAAAACGCGGATTAGCAGCAACGATTGAAGAATTCATGTACGCTGCGGAATACATTCTAGCTCAAGGGAACAGCCAGGTTATCCTATGTGAACGAGGCATTCGAACGTACGAACGTGCAACACGCAACACGCTGGATATCTCTGCTGTACCGATCTTGAAAAAAGAAACACATTTACCGGTTGTTGTGGATGTGACACATTCTACAGGGCGCAAGGATCTCCTCTTGCCTGCTGCTAAAGCAGCTATGGCAATCGGTGCAGATGCCGTTATGGCTGAAGTACATCCAGATCCAGCAGTCGCATTATCCGACTCAGCCCAGCAAATGAACATTCCTGAATTCCATGAATTTATGGATGCCCTTTTAAATAAGGAAAAAGTTAAAATTCATTCATAA